The nucleotide window acgctggcgtcttctcactgtgattttcacagtgagaagcacgcaagcgcctctagcggctgtcagtgagacagccactagaggttttggaggctggataaaccctcagtataaacatagcagtttctctgaaactgctatgtttattaaaaaaaagggttaatcctagagggacctggcacccagaccatttaattaagctgaagtggtctgggtgcctagagtggtcctttaatggcaaaatttaggctaaaatatataaaaaaaaaagtaattgtacAGGTATATTACCTGAGATGTACAGTTTAATTTTTAATTCAttacaattcaatgtttagtgaagAAAACCCAATGGTTTCCTGCAGGACGTGGAGCCGTATTTGAGATTCTGATGTATAGCCATATCTCTCTGTAAATGCTCTCAGCATTCTTTAGCTTTGTAGGTGTCTCTCTCTGGGCTCAATTCTATGAGCCTGATAAAACAAGTACTTCTGCCCAAGAGAATTCTGTCCGCATTCAATTACCTGCACCAGTGACTGATTTTCACATAGAGAAACACAGTATAAATGATGCACACATACATGTCACGTTTACTTCATGTAAAGAGCTGGGTCTCCGTCACTGGCATTTAAATACCATAAGATCACATAAGCATAAAGAGGAACTATAATGAAACATTTACTtttcatatataaaaacataatttcCCTGTTTTGCTGGTTTTGAAAGGGATTTCGCAGCCAGTCTTTGGTTTGTTATGTAAACCAATGGGAATTTTGTAGTCATGCATAGCATGCATAGTGCACCCATGACCTGAACTTTTCATTCATCAAAATGACTCACTGAATAAAGCAAAAGAATGGACGCGGGTAGCATTACACATGCATGAAAGGCACAAGTATTTGGAGCATGGCATTATGAGATTATGTTTGGCTAAGTGTAGGGGATGGAGCTATTGTTAGAACTAGTTACGGTAGTTGTTTGTGTTACATCATCTGGTAAGTTTAACTAGGGTTTGTTATGTTTGCCATGATGAGGTTTATTGTGCATTTAAGTTGTAAACATGCCCAGAGTGTCCCTATATTAAATTTCTCCTATTTTGAGTGATTAAGCAGGTTTGAAATATGGAGACACTTTAGCGACCTTACATCATTAAACTGCTGTCACATGTAACAACAGCAGTCTGAGAACCAACTGCCATAGAATAGCTACTCAAGGCTATTGGAATACATTTATCAAATTTTTTAGCAGATATGATTGCCCTGTTTTCACAGTCTTCATTTattgcttagttttttttttatcaatgcttTTCTTGGGCTTTTGGTGCCCATTTTGTACTAGGATTATATCTTTTAGCAATAAATTATCCTAAATGCTGCAGTACTTAGGTCCAGCTGGTCATGCAGCCTAGTAAATGTTCCAAGAGTGTCTGAGCAGGATTCTGGTGGATCCTTCCAGTGCCAGGCCTCACCACCACAGGCACAATTGCTATGCTGGTTGACAACTTTTCACCCGGCAAAGTTGAAACATCCTGTTATGAGGCTTAGCACAGAAGGAACACGGACTCCACCAGGACCACAAGCTAGAGCACAGGAAGTGACAGGATTCTCCTATGGTGAAAGTCTAGGAAAGGTAGGTATATGCATACGTTGGAGTGTGATAAGAAACATTGGAATGGGAGGGAAATATGGAGAGAAATGGGGCAGTTAGGAGAGATACAAGATGGTGGTTATTGATCGATACATTGGAAGAACAGGGACAGTTATAGGAGAGCAAAGGAGTGAGGAGAAACACAAGATTGAAAATGGATGTCAAGAAGCACAGGAGTGGGGGATATAGAAAAAGACCTAGGGAGAAGAGACACAGGAATAATGGAATGGAGTAAGACATGGGAGGATATGAGAAACAAAGGAGTGGAATAGTGGTGGGGAATGTTGCTGAGAGGCTAAACAACTGCATTAAGATTTGgggtatttttgaaaaaaaaaagagagaaaagtcCCATTCACTGGTTATAGATGCCTCAGACATGCATAGTCTGCTCTTACAAGATTTATCATAATACCCACTGGTTCTGCATTGGGCCATCATGTCCTGGATGCCCTAAAACACAGGCCATTTTAAAGAGGTTTAACTTCACTCATTGATAGTGTTACCCAATGAAAGCACTAGAAGACAGAAGACATCAATCAGGTGGAACTAAACTGCAGAACTAATCGGGATGGAAACATCATAATTTATTCATATATTCTGGAAAAggatacaaatatttaaatgtgTTCAGCTTCCATTTGGAGGCATCCCTGCAGCAAAGTGTGAATAGTTTAACACCTCATacaaaatattttctacaaaagcAGAAGAATTGAGAACTAATTACAAGAAGAGCCCTAGCTAATTAAAATATTAGAAGGAGACAAGCTTGATATGGTAATTAAACATGACACACTCATAAACATGCAGAAACGGTTTGCCCATTTAGAAATGCACACACAAAATATCGCCTATATTCTAATATATCTCAGAACCTATCTTGACCATAAGTAAATAAGCTGGTGTTTGTGAACAGATAGGGAAGTGAAAGTGATGTACTGAATATATGTCTTGCTTGTTGAGATGGCAGCTGATCAGGGGCTAATAGGAAAGACAGAAACAAGGGAGAAAGGAATACATATCTTACATATATTGTCTATGTACCATTGTAAGGAGTTTTTAAATGGCGTATTGCTTCATCAGAAGACACTGTATGTTCGTCATTCTGTGGGCACGTGGTAAATACATTTCTAGTTGCTGTGTTCCGGATCGCCTGCAAGAAGGTCAATTTGCAATCACATCTACAGGGCATTGTTATAGAAGACCAACCATGAAAACTCCAGTGATTTGCTTACTGGATTATTCTTCATACCACCGATATAGCagcatttactaaagtgggaattaggAAGATTTAACAAGTAAATTGGCAATTTTAGGCTAGAAAAGTAGCTGAGATGTAGAATCTTTCTACGTTTTTTATCCACTTCGTTTTTCTTGATTGCCGCGATCTAGAGTTTTAGAGTTAGCTTTTTGTCCATGATCACACCAAGATTTACCAcatcaatgtattttttaataatgcttCCACTGCTCACTTTAAAACAGTACAAGCATCACACCAATCAAATCAAGGATGACATCGAGATGGAGCCAAAAAACATAtccctttattattaatataggtATTGGCCAGTCATTGTTTCTTAAAGGGTGAGGCATTTGTAGCAAGCTTCATGTTAACCACAATATCTGAAATTGCCAAAACCAACACTACATGTATAATTACACGCAAAATGAAGGCTGCAACTTTAGACACTACTAAAGTCTAAGCATCCAGCCTAATGCTACTAATAATGTAATATCATTTATGGGATTTGAACAGCCCGATAAACAGTAGTCTACATTCCAAGATACAAATGACCAGCACTGATGTTGCTATAATTTTCTTGTTATTTTATTCATTCCATTTACATATAGTGTTTTACCCACAGCTTTTAAAGTGGTTAAAAAGAACTGAAGACCTACAGCTTTTTACCTGTAGAGTGGATGAGATACGAGTTGTGGAGGAATTACCTACTGAGGCCTGACACTCTGGTGTGGTATATCTGGAGTTAGATAGATTCTCAGGGTTatctactaaagtgaaaattgtctgGAGGTGAAAGTGTATTTGATCTTTAAGGATAAAGTATCTGAACTGGAAACATAGTTAACTTGGAGAGTTTTTCCAGTTCACTTATTTAGATTCTACACTTGTTTGGGCACCTACTGTTcccatatataataattttttgctAGAATTAAACGTGTATCTTGTTTacatattgtacagtgctgtggaatatgttggtgctacataaataatttttattatgtcCTTAAATGTTAaactgaattcactttgaattcacaacaattctcactttagggatTAACACTGTAAATGTCCAGGGCTGGAAGAATGGTAGATGTAGGAATTCCATTAATGTTAAATATGGATTCTCAAACATCTGCTTCTGTCACTTAAAGCGTAAGAATCCTGCAAAGAATTTGAAATACAGTACAGCCTGACGATTTATATAATAGGGATTTTAAATATGGCACAAAAAAAGCAACATAGTTTAGGGGATTGGGAATAGATTCTGCCTGGCACCTTTAGTACTATGTTTTCAGACATTGGGATGTCTGATATTATTATagctaaattaattatttaaactaAAAACACCTGTCCAGCTTTGTCTATTAGAAAATTAACAACTGCAATCTGTCCAGAATATATTTGATGATAAAAGTAAAATAAGACATACTAATGTCAATGGACAACAACATATTAACATTGTccaaacattaaaggaccactatagtgccaggaaaacaaactcgttttcctggcactatagtgccctgagggtgcccccactcccgccgggctgaagggggaggaaggggttaaattcttacctttctccagcacggCGCTGGGAACTcttctccctcttccgacgtcatacactgaatgcacatgcgcggcaagagccgcccgCGCattgtcagtccataggaaagcatttctcaatgctttcctatggatgttggcatcttctcactgtgaaaatcacagtgagaagcgcggaagcacctctagcggctgtcaatgagacaaccactagaggctggattaacccatatgtacacatagcagtttctctgaaactgctatgtttacagcaggcagggttaaccctagatggacctggcacccagaccacttcattgaattgTCATGTAtttattcatgtatttatttCTTCACATTCTACTTTTAGGGTCCTTTATCGTTTCTATATATTACATAGGTCACTATCTATCATTATATTTGTTCTGTTTTAACAGTATCTATAACTGTTTGGTATGGGCTGACTTTGTCCCAGCTGGGATAGTCACACTCTGGCACAGGGATGGACTTGACGTTGTTTGGCTATATGAAGTGACCAAATCCCTGCATTTTTACTTGAGAAAGGCAATTTGTAAGTAGTCTTAGAAGAtttgaagctgtagaagattttgTGCAAGCTGTTCCCTTTTTTGTGATTTTGTCCTAGCTGGTGTCAGGCGATGGGATCAGTAACAGGATTATCCTCCAGATCGGAATGCCAACACATGGATTTCTGTACTAATGGGGAAGGTTGCAATCATGCCAAGAGGTTGAGGCGAGCATACTCATTCTAATATGTTTATAATTAGGTAGGACAGGATTTCAGAAATTCCTTCCCTCTAAGGTTAAACTTTGTTTGCGGTTAATAACATTATATCAAGAGAATTAAATCTACCAGGACATCACATATTTAAAAGATTGTAAATAAAATTGATCTAGATAGGGCACAAATGTCTTTGTATAAAGATAAAGTAACCAAATGGTCCCCTCTCATTCCTTACCTTCCTTGCACTATTCACTATAGGCTCCAATCCACCTTTCAACTATACAAATTCTCTGTAGGTGGCACTCATGTTGTAATGATAGCAGATGAGCAAAGTTGCCCAAATGGGTGAGGGAAAACAGACTGAATTTACATTTCTCCTTCATTTCATTTGATCTGTTATACACGCATATTTCAAATACataactcccaagtgtccctattttggaAGGAAAGTAAAAAATcttaggcactcactgtgatccgTTAAGCAGCTTTAATGGATCCGCAATGTATTTTGCAAGGACATTTTCGATTTTGGGCCCATATCCCTCTGTTCTTTTTTTCTATCCTAACATCCCTCTTTTTttaggagctccatgttgttgaTGTGGCTGATGGTATATTTGAGTCCCAtggcaataacactcacagtaatgtgttttaACTACAATAAATGAGTTTAGAAAGTAGTCTGTGTACGATATATTGTTCTTCTTCTACATTACACTTTTATTGCTAATTTACCTTAAATTTCTCAGAATAGCTACATCCGTAAAATTATTGTGTCCCtcattgtccatttaaaatgttgggaggtatacaCGTTTCACCTTTATATATGTGTACTTAATATGTATCACCATgtgctttatttttgctgtgtctTTTTTCAGGTTTCCAATGAAAATTATTTAACATAGAAGATTATTATGGACAGTGTACCTATATGACTTAATAAGAAAGGacaattataacaaaaaaaattataaactacCATATGAATTATTCATAACCAATGCAAGAGTACTGTTGCAAAATGTCAGAAGTAGTGCAAACATAATGTTATTTGTGAGCACATTGTAACTTTGCTaacaatcatttaaaaaaaataacgttTTTTTATGAACAGTGTTGATAAACTGTTTATATGTGACCTCTGTATACCCATAGGTATCTTGCAATCCGTTACCCTCTGAAGTCTAGAGATCTTCGTACATCTCGGAATGCCTTGGCTGCAATTGGAGTCATATGGGCCCTATCAATCTTGTTTGCAGGCCCTTATCTTAGCTATTATCATATAATCCTCTACAATCAAGTGCCCATCTGCATCCCTAATTGGGAGGACAGGAGGAGAAAGATCATGGATGTCTCCACTTTTGTCTTTGGGTACCTTCTTCCTGTGCTCATCCTTGGACTATCTTATGCGAGAACCATCTGCTTCTTGTGGACATCCGTAGACCCAGTAAAAACAGCCTCTGAATCCCGAAAAGCTAAACACAAAGTAACAAAAATGATAATTATCGTAGCAGTGCTTTTCTGCATCTGCTGGTTGCCTCACCATCTGGTCATTCTTTGCTTCTGGTTTGGTCATTTTCCCTTCAACAGAGCTACCTATGCTTTCCGCCTGGTTTCACATTGTATGTCCTATGCCAATTCATGTCTCAACCCCATCGTATATGCGCTCATCTCTAAACACTTTCGGAAGAGATTCAAGCAGGTCTTCACTTGTATGCTTACTCAGAAACGAGCACGCAATAAAGTCCATGCGGTACAGGCAGTCAACACAGTAGGTGGCTTTTATGCTGCCCACACTGAGGTGACCCAAATTCAAGAAGATTGTGGTCGTGCAGGGAGGATTCCAAGAGAGGATGCAGTTGAGAGTGGAAGCCCAGGGGAGCAGTTGAGCAGTAGAACGGGTGGTGGGAATTGGGGAATACGTCTTCCTAAGGCTGTAGGATTTCAAGCACAGACAACATAAGAGAAGCTTCTATCTATAAATAGTTGGTAAACATTTTGGTAGCAGTAGAAGCACACAAGTAATACTGCCTTACTAAAAATGGTCTTAATGCAGGTACTTCTACAATTTGTCTCTGTGACCTTAAACACAAACTTTGTacctcaaatataaaaaaaacagattgtaTCTTTTTTGAAACACAGACTAATAATGTTCTCCAAGAAacgaatagaaaaaaatataatggatGGTAATTTTAAAAGCGTGCATTTATCAGGTCTAAAACATGATATAAGGGTGTACTAATCTTTGTTGACAGCCCTTGCTATGCTGTCTTATGATTCTGCCTTTCAACTTAAATTGCTAGAATTTCTACGTTTCTACCTGGTGTTTAAGGCCTTGCAATGTATAATGCTGCTAAATATTTCTAATGGCATGTATGTGTTGAAATCAAGTTATATATTCATCTATtacaaaaaatgcttttttttttgttgttgagagGAGTACATTTTCCTCCAGAGTCCTGTCTAGAAGGGAAAAATTAGGATGAATTATTATCAATTTGTTAATTAATTATGTTAAAGTCCCACACAAGTCGTGTGCAGTGGGGATTTCATTGATACTTAAAGTGTATTTTGTGTACTATTTACATTAAATATGTTGATTTGAATCAGTGACACATCTTACAGTTTTACCGTAACGATTTTAAAAATCTTCATACGTGACTCCAAAGCCAACTGATTTGGAATACCATGAATGTCTCACAGTaggaaaatttattttattaataaaatgtattttttaggaTTTACATATAAGATATTCAAAATGGTTTCtgcatatttaatataataatgcAAATATTTTCACATGTAAATTGCAGATctcattaatacacaataaaaatgCACCTGCTACAATAAACCGATAAGCAACCCAAAAGAACAAAATTGAATGCTGCAAGATTGAAATAACTGTGTAGTTATcctttaatttatatattcaGATTCTTCCTACATATATAATTACTTGCATGGCATGCAACATCCATTATAGCATCCATGGCAGTCACAATGTCAAGATAGGCCACTATCCTGGTATAGGACACTTTTCTTACTAACAGACTATTGATTgtactgaaaaacattttcaagTCCCATAAACGTATATCTCACCAGCAGTCTAGAGTGTCCTTCAATCTCTCATATTGAACCGTTTGTGGATATCTGTGAAAGAGGCATCTTGTGCATTATGGGTACATATTTCTAACCAATACGATTTATTAATgatgtaaataaaattattttaaattacaatgtcttaatatttttttcagtagGAGTTGGGAATGGTTCAACCCATGCATCTCAGCAATCTATTTCAGAGAAGAACAAACATATTTCTGTGTTCTGTCACTCTTTTCTAACGAAGTGGAGAGCTTATCCAGAACATCTGTCCATAGGTAATGAAGAAATGAAACATTCGGTATACTGTATGAACTCTGTATCTCCATTGATAAACATAATTGCCAAATGCATCAGAATACAATTGTAGATAAATGCTTTGATTTGTTCTCTGTTTTATAGAGAACATAAAAATGCCTTCAAGGTCAGActggtgttctggtgactattgtgtcccatTATATCCTCCATTATCCTAACCACTGCACGCATTTACACAGTATCATGCAGTAAATTGAATGCCATTTGCATTGTGTTGGTTGGTGTCTTGTCCCTGGTGCCCAAGTGGGTTACCAAAGAGTAAAATTTGACAGGGCTGGTGTGTGTGTAGAAGGGGTTGTTTTTGGTTAaatgtgtgtaaaggggtctgcTTGTGGTGTACTATGTGTATCTGGAGGCTATAGAATGGGCTTGTAAACATGTATATTGGTTGTAGAGATTGTGCATATGTTGAcagaggctgtagtgtgtgtatcgagCCTGCAAAGTGTGAGCCTATGTGCGTTgcggttgcattgtgtgtgtgtgtgtatcaaggaGTTGTATTGTGTATGTAAGTATACAGGGGTTTGAGGAACAGGCATAGACACTTTATTTCCAGAAATCACATATATTAAGTAACACtagttaactttttttattttattttattaattctttattttaattgtgaATGAAGTAACAACAggcgtgcagagccacgacagccgcTGCAAGCAGTTTCATAGCATTTCAAAGTGTGGCAggttagacagcacatttttttcatAACAAGAACATAACAGGCTATGAGACATCTGTAGTTTGCAATAAACATGCTAGGCTACATGTGTATATGACAAAATTGCGTTCACTTAATATTATGGTAAGGTATGTAGCCCTGCAATTTGTGAGATTTTACAATACGTGCATAATAGCTTAAGACAGAATAAAACCATTTAACAGAAAgagaggaaagaaaaaagaaaagaacaaaaagaacaaaaggaagaacacatatgcatatacatatatatgtacttgtacatatacatatttttaacatAACTAACATGTGCAATTAAGAGCATTTGGGTCGCAAGGAAAATGCACAATGTCGTCTACTCTATACAATCTTGTCGTCTCATTAATATGTCCGATACACCTCAACTTTCATCTTTGGGTACTTTCATGAGTTTCTAGTAgggagtgtttgtgtttagctttcATGAAGTTGGTTATTGGTTATTGAATACTGTATGCGTCGTGTGTATTTTCTAAGCGCTAAATGGCCCTGTTTATTGTGGTGTAGTGggaattttatattttgtttattcctAACCTTTTCCTATAACTCATTATGTAAGTCTCAGTCTGGCTGCCGTTTAGTCCCCTGGGTGAACGAGTCCCATGGTAGCCAAACGGATTGGAACTGATGGAATTTGCCCAAAGCTGACATTCGTAATTCTTCCATCTTGTGGatgttatctattttttttataccatTCTCTTCTAGAGGGTCTGGTTTGGGAGTTCCAGTTCCCTGCAATTACTGCTTTAGCAGCTGTCAAAAGGTAGTAGAGTAGTGAGTATTTGAATTTTTTATGAGGAATCGGGATGTGGAAAAATAGGAGATTTTCAGGTGTGAGAGTCAGAGGGACCTCGCTGAGCTGTTCTGTGACTCGAATACCCCTCTACCCTcctgcatg belongs to Pelobates fuscus isolate aPelFus1 chromosome 7, aPelFus1.pri, whole genome shotgun sequence and includes:
- the GALR3 gene encoding galanin receptor type 3; protein product: MSQAWNGSTSTELPPGGIIVPVVFSLIFALGTVGNGLVLVVLLRNVQTKYNTTNLFILNLGVADLCFILLCVPFQATIYTLDGWLFGAFLCKAVHFSIYLSMYASSFTLAAVSVDRYLAIRYPLKSRDLRTSRNALAAIGVIWALSILFAGPYLSYYHIILYNQVPICIPNWEDRRRKIMDVSTFVFGYLLPVLILGLSYARTICFLWTSVDPVKTASESRKAKHKVTKMIIIVAVLFCICWLPHHLVILCFWFGHFPFNRATYAFRLVSHCMSYANSCLNPIVYALISKHFRKRFKQVFTCMLTQKRARNKVHAVQAVNTVGGFYAAHTEVTQIQEDCGRAGRIPREDAVESGSPGEQLSSRTGGGNWGIRLPKAVGFQAQTT